CCGCGTTCGTCACCGCGCAGCGCGGCATGAAGTGGAACGCCAGTGCGCGCGACGCGCCGCAGCCGCCGCCCGCGGGCGTGGCCGGGCGCCTGGACCGCGCGGCGCGCAACTTCCTGGAGACCTTTCCGTTCTTCGCCGCCGCGGCACTGGCGGTGGTGGCGATGGACCGAAGCAACGCCAGCACCGCACTGGCGGCGCAGGCGTATTTCTGGGCGCGGGTCGCCTACGTGCCGTTGTATGCGGCGGGCGTGCCGTACGTGCGCAGCCTGGTGTGGGTGGTGTCGCTGTGGGCGATCCTGCAGCTGGTGTGGGCACTGCTCTGAGGCGGCGCGGGTCGCGGTGCGCGCTGCCGGGCTGCACGGCAGCGCGGCAACGGGTGCGCGCAGCGCCGCGCTGCGACCGTTTGCCGCAGCGCTGATCCAGATCAATGCCGCGCGGCGTGGCGGGTTTATGCTGGCCGCGTCCGATACGGGAAGCGCAGCAATGCATGTGGATATCGCCATCGTCGGTGCCGGCCCGGCCGGCCTGTGTTTCGCCCGCGCGCTGGCCGGCAGCGGGCTGTCGCTGGCGCTGATCGAACCGCAGCCGCGCGCGGCGCTGGCCGAGGCCGCCTTCGACGGCCGCGAGATCGCGCTGACCCACGCCTCGCGCACGCTGCTGGAGCAACTGGACCTGTGGTCGCGGATCGATCCGGACGCGATCTCGCCGCTGCGCGATGCGCGGGTGATGAACGGCTCCTCGCCGTTCGCGCTGACCTTCGCCGCGAGCCAGGACCGCCACGGCGACCTGGGCTGGCTGGTGCCGAACCACCTGATCCGCCGCGCCGCGTTCGCCGCGGTGCAGGCGCAGCCGGGCCTGGCCCTGCTCGATGGCGTCTCGGTGCAGGCGCTGCAGTGCGACGACACCCAGGCGCAGCTGCGCCTGTCCGATGGCCGGGCCTTGAGCGCGCGGCTGGTGGTGGCGGCCGACAGCCGCTTCTCGCCGACCCGGCGCATGCTCGGCATCGGCGCGCAGATGCGCGACTTCGGCCGCAGCATGCTGGTGTGCCGGGTGCGCCACGAACGCCCGCACCACCACACCGCCTGGGAGTGGTTCGGCTACGGCCAGACCCTGGCGCTGCTGCCGCTGCACGGCAACCAGGCCTCGGCGGTGCTGACCCTGGCGCCGGAGCGCGCGCAGGCGCTGCTGGACATGGACGCGACCGCGCTGGGCGCGGAGATCGGCGCCCGCTTCGAGCACCGGCTCGGCGCGATGACGCCGCTGGTGCGGCCGCAGGCCTATCCGCTGGTCGCGGTGTACGCGCAGCGCTTCGTCGGCAAGCGCTACGCGCTGATCGGCGACGCGGCGGTGGGCATGCACCCGGTGACCGCGCACGGCTTCAACTTCGGCCTGCACGGCCAGGCGCGGCTGGCGCGCGCGCTGCACGCGGCGGTGGCGCAGGGCCGCGACATCGCCGCACCGGCCCTGCTGGCCGGTTACGAGCGCGGCCACCGCCTGGCCACGCGCCCGCTGTACGAGGCGACCAACGCGATCGCCGCGCTGTACACCGACGACCGCCTGCCGGCCCGCGCGCTGCGCAACGCGGCGCTGCGCGTGGCCGACCGGGTGGCGCCGTTCAAGCGCGCGATCGCCGCGCACCTGACCCAGCGCGGTGCGCTTGGCGTGCGCTGAGGGCCGAGCGCGCGGGAGCCGGGAGGGAGCTCGTTGCCCGGCGGGACACGGTCGGAGCGGAGTCGTGCCAGCGCCGCAGGCGTATTTCTCCCGGCTGTGCACTGTAGGAGCGGCTTCAGCCGCGACAGGCCTTGCCGAAAGTGTCTGTCGCGGCTGAAGCCGCTCCTACAGCGGCGAACGGTCGGGCGGGCGCCGACCAGCGCGGTTGCGCGCCGGCCACGATAGGGCGACTGCGATCGCCGGCGGCGGGAGTCGGGGGTCCATGGGCAGGCGTGCGGATACTGGCCGTCCTGATCGCTTGCCGAAGTCATGTAGGAGCGGCTTCAGCCGCGACAGGCCTTGCCGAAAGTGTCTGTCGCGGCTGAAGCCGCTCCTACAGCGGCGAACAGCCGGGCGGGCGCCGAGCAGCGCGGTTGCGCGCCAGCCACGATAGGGCGACTGCGATCGCCGGCAGCGGGAGTCGGGGGTCCATGGGCAGGCGTGCGGATGCAGGCCGTCCTGATCGCTTGCCGAAGTCATGTAGGAGCGGCTTCAGTCGCGACGGGCTTTACCGGTAAAGCCGTCGCGACTGAAGTCGCTCCTACAAAAATGCAACCGCCGAATGGAGAAGAAGGCCCCGTTAGCGCATCGGTGCGGCAGCGGAACGGCGTTCGGCGGCTCCGGCGACGAGCTGGGCGAGGGCACCTTGCACGTCGCCCGAGCGCTGCGCCGCTTCGATCGGCGCGATCGCCCAGTCGCAGCCGGCGCGGCGCAGGTGCAGGCGCCAGTCGCCGCGCCAGCCGTCCAGTTCGTCCAGGCCCAGGGCGATGGCGCCGCCGCCTTCGGCATGGCCGCCGCGGATGGATTGCGACAGCCAGAACGGCCGCGCCGCCTCGGGATCGACCGAAAACCCGTACACGTCGTGCAGCGGATCGTCCGCCGACGGCGCGATGTTGCGCGCGCCGATGTCGATCAGCATGGCGTGGCGGCCATGCGCAGCAGCCGGGAACGCGCCGCGCCGCCCGCGCCGCCGCCCGCGCTCATGCCTTGCCGATCACCCGGATCTGCACGTCGTTCAGCGCGACCACCTGGCCCGCGCGGATCTTGCACGCCTTGCGCAGTTCGACTTCGCCGTCGACGCGGACCTGGCCGTCGCTGATCACGGTCTTGGCCGCGCCGCCGCTGTCGCACACGCCGGTCAGTTTCAACAGATGCTTGAGTTCGACGTAGTCGCTTTCTAACTGGAGATCGATGG
The Xanthomonas sp. AM6 DNA segment above includes these coding regions:
- a CDS encoding RNA-binding S4 domain-containing protein, whose protein sequence is MQTIDLQLESDYVELKHLLKLTGVCDSGGAAKTVISDGQVRVDGEVELRKACKIRAGQVVALNDVQIRVIGKA
- the ubiM gene encoding 5-demethoxyubiquinol-8 5-hydroxylase UbiM; translation: MHVDIAIVGAGPAGLCFARALAGSGLSLALIEPQPRAALAEAAFDGREIALTHASRTLLEQLDLWSRIDPDAISPLRDARVMNGSSPFALTFAASQDRHGDLGWLVPNHLIRRAAFAAVQAQPGLALLDGVSVQALQCDDTQAQLRLSDGRALSARLVVAADSRFSPTRRMLGIGAQMRDFGRSMLVCRVRHERPHHHTAWEWFGYGQTLALLPLHGNQASAVLTLAPERAQALLDMDATALGAEIGARFEHRLGAMTPLVRPQAYPLVAVYAQRFVGKRYALIGDAAVGMHPVTAHGFNFGLHGQARLARALHAAVAQGRDIAAPALLAGYERGHRLATRPLYEATNAIAALYTDDRLPARALRNAALRVADRVAPFKRAIAAHLTQRGALGVR
- a CDS encoding MAPEG family protein → MSIEIRMLAWAILLGIVQVLLAAAFVTAQRGMKWNASARDAPQPPPAGVAGRLDRAARNFLETFPFFAAAALAVVAMDRSNASTALAAQAYFWARVAYVPLYAAGVPYVRSLVWVVSLWAILQLVWALL